A region of Allocoleopsis franciscana PCC 7113 DNA encodes the following proteins:
- the acnB gene encoding bifunctional aconitate hydratase 2/2-methylisocitrate dehydratase — translation MLESYRQHVAQRAALGIPPLPLNAEQTAELCELLKNPPAGEEETLMALLRDRVPPGVDPAAYVKASFLTAIAKQEITCPLITPQWAVNLLGTMMGGYNVHSLIDLLKSNHPSMAASAAAALSKTLLVFDAFHDVLALSDVNPYAKQVIDSWANAEWFITHPKLAETITVTVFKVPGETNTDDLSPAPHATTRPDIPLHALAMLESRMPGGIETIAQLKDKGYPVAYVGDVVGTGSSRKSAINSVLWHIGNDIPFVPNKRSGGYILGSAIAPIFFNTAEDSGALPIECDVSQMETGMVITIHPYKGEITNEAGEVISTFTLKPDTILDEVRAGGRIPLLIGRSLTDKTREALGLEPSTLFTRPTMPTDTGKGFTLAQKMVGKACGLPGVRPGTSCEPLMTTVGSQDTTGPMTRDELKELACLGFSADLVMQSFCHTAAYPKPVDVKTHQDLPDFFSSRGGVALRPGDGIIHSWLNRMLLPDTVGTGGDSHTRFPLGISFPAGSGLVAFAGALGVMPLDMPESVLVRFKGELQPGVTLRDIVNAIPYVAIQKGLLTVEKKNKKNVFSGRIMEIEGLPDLKVEQAFELTDASAERSCAGCTIKLSVETVSEYLRSNVALLTNMVARGYQDARTIMRRVAKMEEWLANPVLMEADADAEYVEIIEIDLNEIKEPIVAAPNDPDNVKLLSEVANDPVHEVFVGSCMTNIGHYRATAKVLEGEPPVKTRLWICPPTRMDEKQLKEEGIYGTFGAAGARTEMPGCSLCMGNQARVGDGTTVFSTSTRNFNNRMGKDAQVYLGSAELAAVCAMLGRIPTVQEYMDIVAKKIHPFAGDLYRYLNFDQIANFEDEGRVIPLEEMPKIEDILGMPTAAR, via the coding sequence ATGCTTGAATCTTATCGTCAACACGTTGCCCAGCGAGCCGCTTTGGGTATTCCCCCCCTGCCGCTGAACGCCGAACAAACTGCCGAACTGTGCGAATTGCTGAAAAATCCGCCTGCGGGGGAAGAAGAGACATTAATGGCATTATTGCGCGATCGCGTTCCTCCGGGTGTCGATCCGGCGGCTTACGTCAAAGCTTCATTCTTAACGGCGATCGCAAAACAGGAAATCACCTGTCCCCTGATTACTCCCCAGTGGGCAGTAAATCTTTTAGGCACAATGATGGGGGGTTACAATGTCCATTCCTTAATCGATTTACTCAAATCCAACCATCCGTCAATGGCAGCCTCAGCGGCAGCAGCCTTAAGCAAAACCCTGCTAGTGTTTGATGCCTTTCACGACGTTCTCGCTTTGTCGGATGTCAACCCCTACGCCAAGCAGGTAATTGACTCTTGGGCGAATGCCGAATGGTTTATCACCCATCCTAAACTCGCGGAAACCATTACCGTTACCGTGTTCAAAGTGCCGGGAGAAACGAATACCGATGATTTATCCCCCGCACCCCACGCCACCACTCGCCCGGATATCCCCCTTCATGCCTTAGCAATGTTGGAATCCAGGATGCCAGGAGGCATCGAAACGATCGCCCAACTCAAGGACAAAGGGTATCCTGTGGCGTATGTTGGGGATGTTGTGGGTACAGGTTCATCCCGCAAATCCGCGATTAACTCCGTGCTGTGGCATATTGGCAACGATATTCCCTTTGTGCCGAATAAGCGGTCTGGGGGATATATTTTAGGAAGTGCGATCGCGCCTATCTTCTTCAACACTGCTGAAGATTCGGGGGCATTACCCATTGAGTGCGATGTCAGCCAGATGGAAACTGGCATGGTAATTACCATCCATCCTTATAAAGGAGAAATTACCAACGAAGCGGGAGAAGTGATTTCCACCTTTACCCTCAAGCCTGACACCATTCTCGATGAAGTTAGGGCGGGTGGACGAATTCCCTTATTAATTGGGCGCAGTCTCACCGACAAAACCCGCGAAGCTTTAGGATTAGAACCGAGTACCCTGTTCACCCGTCCCACCATGCCAACGGATACAGGCAAAGGCTTTACCCTGGCACAAAAAATGGTGGGGAAAGCTTGCGGTTTACCCGGTGTGCGTCCCGGTACCTCTTGCGAACCCCTGATGACAACCGTTGGTTCTCAGGATACCACCGGCCCGATGACTCGCGACGAATTGAAAGAACTGGCTTGTTTAGGGTTTAGTGCAGACTTGGTGATGCAGAGTTTCTGTCATACCGCCGCTTATCCCAAACCCGTGGATGTCAAAACTCACCAAGATTTACCGGATTTCTTTTCCTCTCGCGGTGGTGTAGCCTTACGTCCCGGTGATGGCATTATTCACTCTTGGCTGAACCGGATGCTATTGCCGGATACCGTGGGAACCGGCGGCGATTCTCACACTCGCTTCCCCTTGGGAATTTCCTTCCCGGCAGGTTCTGGGTTAGTGGCGTTTGCTGGTGCATTGGGTGTGATGCCGTTGGATATGCCAGAATCGGTTTTAGTCCGGTTTAAAGGAGAGTTGCAACCGGGTGTCACATTGCGGGATATTGTGAATGCAATTCCTTACGTGGCAATTCAAAAAGGATTACTGACAGTGGAGAAGAAGAATAAGAAGAATGTCTTCTCCGGGCGGATTATGGAAATTGAAGGGTTGCCGGATTTAAAAGTCGAGCAAGCCTTTGAACTCACTGATGCCAGCGCTGAACGTTCTTGTGCCGGTTGCACGATTAAGCTGAGTGTGGAGACAGTTTCGGAATATCTGCGATCGAATGTCGCGCTATTAACCAACATGGTAGCGCGAGGTTACCAAGATGCTCGTACCATTATGCGCCGTGTTGCCAAGATGGAAGAGTGGTTGGCAAATCCCGTACTGATGGAAGCTGACGCCGATGCCGAGTACGTGGAAATTATCGAGATTGACTTGAATGAAATCAAGGAACCGATTGTCGCTGCTCCCAATGACCCGGATAATGTGAAGCTATTGTCTGAGGTTGCAAATGACCCGGTGCATGAGGTGTTTGTTGGTTCCTGCATGACGAATATTGGTCATTATCGTGCCACGGCAAAGGTATTGGAAGGCGAACCCCCAGTTAAGACGCGCCTGTGGATTTGTCCCCCAACCCGGATGGATGAAAAGCAACTGAAAGAAGAGGGTATCTACGGTACCTTTGGTGCAGCGGGTGCGAGAACGGAAATGCCAGGATGTTCTCTGTGTATGGGGAATCAGGCGCGTGTAGGAGATGGCACGACAGTGTTCTCGACTTCAACGCGCAACTTTAATAATCGCATGGGTAAGGATGCCCAAGTTTATCTGGGTTCTGCTGAATTAGCAGCAGTTTGTGCGATGTTAGGACGGATTCCCACAGTGCAGGAATATATGGACATTGTGGCGAAGAAGATTCATCCGTTTGCAGGTGATTTGTATCGGTATTTGAATTTCGATCAAATCGCTAATTTTGAGGATGAAGGACGGGTAATTCCGTTGGAAGAAATGCCCAAGATTGAGGATATTTTGGGGATGCCTACGGCGGCAAGGTAA
- the petG gene encoding cytochrome b6-f complex subunit V, translated as MVEPLLSGIVLGLIPVTLAGLFVAAYMQYKRGDQLGINK; from the coding sequence GTGGTAGAACCGCTGCTTTCAGGGATTGTTTTGGGTCTGATCCCAGTTACTCTGGCTGGACTCTTTGTCGCCGCATACATGCAGTACAAGCGTGGCGACCAGTTAGGTATCAACAAGTAA
- the rsmD gene encoding 16S rRNA (guanine(966)-N(2))-methyltransferase RsmD, giving the protein MRIYGNRQLKTLSGQATRPTTARVREAIFNIWHGNIRGCRWLDLCAGTGSMGAEALCRGASVVIGIEKWAKACAIIQENWEQVAQPEQTFQVIRGDVVVRLKSLAGQSFDHIYFDPPYASNLYQPVLEAIANYQLLDDAGELAVEHSPNNWTCQPLSNLELYRQKVYGNTAVTFYRPC; this is encoded by the coding sequence ATGAGAATTTACGGCAATCGCCAGCTCAAAACCTTATCTGGGCAAGCCACCCGACCGACAACGGCACGGGTACGAGAGGCGATATTTAACATCTGGCATGGTAACATTAGAGGCTGCCGATGGCTTGATTTATGTGCCGGTACAGGTTCAATGGGTGCCGAGGCACTGTGTCGGGGAGCATCTGTAGTGATCGGAATTGAAAAATGGGCGAAAGCTTGCGCCATCATTCAAGAGAACTGGGAGCAAGTGGCTCAACCTGAACAAACGTTTCAGGTGATACGGGGTGATGTAGTTGTGCGATTAAAATCGCTGGCGGGTCAATCGTTTGACCATATTTACTTCGATCCCCCTTATGCTAGTAACTTGTACCAGCCGGTGTTAGAAGCGATCGCTAATTACCAACTTCTGGATGACGCAGGTGAACTAGCTGTGGAACACAGTCCCAACAACTGGACTTGTCAACCGCTTTCTAACTTGGAACTCTATCGTCAGAAAGTCTATGGCAACACGGCTGTAACCTTCTATCGCCCCTGTTAA
- a CDS encoding lysophospholipid acyltransferase family protein, whose product MFNFFDLLTARYRRHAQASEHLYDGWSLDQRDPEVIKAWMPVWEWLYHSYFRVQTEGWHHIPSEGKMLIVGTHNGGSASPDTSMFMYDWYRRFGYERLTYGLMHRLAWKIPTVGRLAAPVGAIMAHPKTAIAALQRDAAVLVYPGGAEDMFRPHHLRDRIYFAGRKGFIKLALREEAPIVPAISHGAHDTLIILGDFYQQALQLHKWGVPLWFDPDMGVFPIYLGLPWGVGIGPLPNIPLPIQIHTRVCAPIVFERYGREAASDRDYVDACYEQVCTQMQRELEDLIEQVNSTEPSS is encoded by the coding sequence TTGTTTAATTTTTTCGATCTTCTGACGGCTCGTTACCGAAGACATGCTCAAGCCTCTGAGCATCTATATGATGGTTGGTCGCTCGATCAGCGCGATCCTGAGGTGATTAAAGCTTGGATGCCTGTGTGGGAATGGTTGTACCACTCTTACTTTCGAGTGCAAACCGAGGGCTGGCATCATATTCCCTCGGAGGGAAAGATGCTGATTGTCGGTACCCATAATGGCGGCTCGGCTTCACCGGATACTTCGATGTTTATGTACGACTGGTACCGCAGGTTCGGCTATGAACGCTTAACCTATGGATTGATGCACCGATTGGCTTGGAAAATTCCTACTGTGGGTCGCTTAGCGGCTCCGGTAGGGGCTATAATGGCTCACCCCAAAACAGCGATCGCCGCCCTGCAAAGAGATGCAGCCGTTCTCGTCTATCCCGGTGGGGCAGAAGATATGTTTCGTCCCCATCACCTGCGCGATCGCATTTACTTTGCAGGACGTAAGGGGTTTATTAAACTAGCCCTGAGGGAAGAGGCACCCATTGTACCTGCGATTTCTCACGGTGCCCACGATACTCTGATAATTTTGGGAGATTTTTACCAGCAGGCACTGCAACTGCATAAATGGGGTGTTCCTTTGTGGTTTGACCCCGATATGGGTGTGTTTCCCATTTATTTGGGGCTACCTTGGGGCGTCGGGATTGGCCCTTTGCCGAATATTCCTTTGCCTATACAGATCCACACTCGTGTTTGTGCGCCGATTGTGTTTGAGCGTTATGGGCGGGAAGCGGCGAGCGATCGCGATTATGTTGATGCCTGCTATGAGCAAGTTTGTACTCAGATGCAACGAGAACTGGAGGACTTAATTGAGCAAGTCAACAGCACTGAACCATCTTCATAG
- a CDS encoding c-type cytochrome, with protein sequence MENKLAQPGILIRRITLVVLAVLLAISASLLGFHLIQISDPYVSTVLSLTGDSSRGHDMFQINCAGCHGLQADGKVGPSLQHVSKRKSKISLIHQVTSGQTPPMPKFQPSPQEMADLLSYLEKL encoded by the coding sequence TTGGAGAACAAGCTTGCCCAACCTGGAATCTTGATTCGGCGAATTACCTTAGTGGTACTCGCGGTGCTTCTGGCTATCAGCGCAAGCCTCTTAGGTTTCCACCTGATTCAGATTTCAGACCCTTATGTGAGTACGGTCTTATCCCTGACTGGCGACTCAAGCCGAGGTCATGACATGTTTCAAATTAACTGTGCAGGCTGTCATGGATTACAGGCCGATGGTAAGGTTGGACCTAGCTTACAGCATGTCTCTAAGCGAAAGTCGAAAATCAGTCTGATTCATCAAGTTACTAGCGGTCAAACCCCACCGATGCCCAAGTTCCAGCCTAGTCCCCAGGAAATGGCAGACTTATTGAGCTACTTGGAGAAACTCTAG
- the pirA gene encoding arginine synthesis PII-interacting regulator PirA has product MKLSYRGVNYENSSPMIEVIEGDIGGTYRGQNWRSHYLRHIPEPAPVHDLKYRGVAYRTGKPVVAVPSATAARCTLPGFHKREREKELNQLTRTHLSNIRNSLERRMQVAKAKGDEKLVRLLEQERMTLPLQ; this is encoded by the coding sequence ATGAAACTCTCTTACCGAGGCGTTAACTACGAAAATTCATCCCCCATGATCGAAGTCATTGAAGGGGATATCGGTGGTACCTATCGGGGTCAAAATTGGAGATCCCATTATCTTAGACACATTCCCGAACCTGCACCTGTACACGATCTGAAATATCGTGGTGTGGCTTACCGCACAGGTAAACCGGTTGTTGCTGTACCTTCGGCGACAGCGGCACGCTGCACATTGCCTGGTTTCCACAAGCGGGAACGAGAAAAAGAGTTGAATCAGCTAACGAGAACTCACCTGAGCAATATTCGCAACAGCTTAGAACGTCGGATGCAAGTGGCGAAAGCGAAAGGAGATGAGAAGCTAGTGCGCCTTTTAGAGCAAGAGAGAATGACGCTACCTCTCCAATAA
- the hisH gene encoding imidazole glycerol phosphate synthase subunit HisH, whose product MPVIAVIDYDMGNLHSACKGLEKAGATTQVTDLAIDIERADAVVLPGVGAFDPAVQHLRTRGLEEPIKQAIASGKPFLGICLGLQILFEGSEEGTEPGLGIIAGQVRRFQPEPGITIPHMGWNELEFTQSHCPLWQQLSGSPRVYFVHSYYVDPVDPTIRAATVTHGSQTVTAAIARDNLMAVQFHPEKSSTTGLQILSNFVAQVNRCAESLVVSH is encoded by the coding sequence ATGCCAGTAATTGCTGTTATAGACTACGACATGGGAAACCTGCACTCGGCCTGTAAAGGTTTGGAGAAAGCCGGGGCAACAACTCAAGTAACCGATTTAGCCATAGATATTGAGCGGGCGGATGCTGTAGTACTCCCCGGAGTTGGTGCATTTGACCCAGCAGTGCAACATTTGCGGACGCGCGGACTCGAAGAACCGATCAAACAGGCGATTGCGAGTGGTAAACCGTTCTTGGGTATTTGTCTGGGGTTACAAATTTTGTTTGAAGGCAGCGAAGAAGGGACTGAACCCGGATTAGGCATTATTGCCGGTCAAGTGCGTCGCTTCCAGCCAGAACCCGGAATTACCATTCCCCACATGGGCTGGAACGAGTTAGAGTTTACTCAAAGCCATTGTCCACTTTGGCAGCAATTATCTGGCAGTCCACGGGTCTATTTTGTTCATTCCTACTATGTTGACCCTGTTGACCCCACGATTCGGGCAGCAACAGTGACACATGGTTCTCAGACGGTAACGGCTGCGATCGCTCGTGACAACTTGATGGCGGTTCAGTTCCATCCGGAAAAATCTTCGACGACAGGACTGCAAATTTTGTCTAACTTCGTGGCGCAAGTCAACCGATGCGCGGAGTCCTTAGTCGTTAGTCATTAA